A stretch of Schistocerca americana isolate TAMUIC-IGC-003095 chromosome 3, iqSchAmer2.1, whole genome shotgun sequence DNA encodes these proteins:
- the LOC124606581 gene encoding brain acid soluble protein 1-like, whose amino-acid sequence MMNLNADFPSLRIADAAPQPQGEDSNDNEPASAGPAAATAEQDTMEEEEEEATEPAPQPAAPATPGPEPAAGPAPGSADKRKISDGSSDEAEQQVQPKTARTQKTLAKQARKEKEPEREIEMMETEKAENESGTPATHEQAREQKIRENVNQLKKILKLNQEDDVAATTSKKRSGEKAKGKQRNTEEDTETTNKTANKTGTKKERKRQNSSSSQERRQSGPDRPQLQHTDSDDSSDGQ is encoded by the coding sequence ATGATGAATCTCAACGCAGATTTTCCGTCGCTGAGAATAGCGGACGCTGCCCCGCAGCCACAGGGAGAGGACAGTAACGACAACGAGCCTGCCTCCGCGGGCCCCGCCGCCGCTACAGCCGAGCAGgacacaatggaggaggaggaggaggaggccacAGAACCCGCGCCCCAGCCCGCTGCCCCGGCTACCCCCGGCCCCGAGCCGGCCGCCGGGCCAGCACCCGGAAGCGCCGACAAAAGGAAGATTAGCGACGGCAGCTCGGACGAGGCCGAACAGCAAGTACAGCCCAAGACGGCGCGTACACAGAAAACGCTGGCGAAGCAagcgagaaaggaaaaagaaccagAACGAGAAATAGAAATGATGGAAACTGAAAAAGCAGAAAATGAAAGTGGTACTCCAGCCACACACGAACAGGCACGCGAGCAGAAGATAAGAGAAAACGTGAACCAACTTAAAAAGATACTGAAATTAAACCAAGAAGATGACGTCGCCGCAACCACCTCCAAGAAGAGGAGCGGAGAAAAAGCCAAGGGGAAACAACGGAACACAGAAGAAGACACAGAAACGACAAACAAAACGGCAAACAAAACAGGAaccaaaaaggaaaggaaaaggcaaaATTCCAGTTCCTCACAGGAGAGGAGGCAAAGCGGGCCAGACCGGCCACAGCTGCAGCACACGGACTCTGACGACAGCTCTGACGGACAATAG